A single window of Enterobacteriaceae bacterium ESL0689 DNA harbors:
- a CDS encoding DUF2184 domain-containing protein gives MPMESADFEEVLQEALTERDMELQEKELPEINIGEALPVKEGLDFSREYVDFGVSKVVGSVKDGIIGNKTNSLKTIDSDIEWLKAPVGQWAKAATWTQQELEKIARLNINLQSKKQDDLYANALSTIQYAGYVGHQGVKGQEGLLTGTGVQIIIDASGKTIAEMTSDEFVKLVLDAYNVAWRKSGYRIQPTHIAMDASDFMLAMQKFDPNPIVVGTDLLPIAAMDRIMAALRKASGNDNFSITFVKVPSNYAVGIKTGKTRMAIYTYEADYVEMEVHMPELLAVRPRDLLTYECGYRSAFGGAMWKQPQSAVYVDYKSSPAE, from the coding sequence ATGCCTATGGAATCAGCAGATTTCGAAGAAGTGCTGCAGGAAGCGCTAACCGAGCGCGATATGGAGCTGCAGGAAAAAGAACTACCGGAGATCAACATTGGCGAAGCGCTTCCCGTTAAAGAGGGGCTCGATTTTTCCCGGGAATATGTGGATTTTGGTGTCTCGAAAGTAGTCGGATCGGTTAAAGACGGCATCATCGGTAACAAAACCAACAGCCTGAAAACCATTGACAGTGATATCGAATGGCTGAAAGCACCTGTCGGCCAGTGGGCTAAAGCAGCTACCTGGACACAGCAGGAACTGGAGAAGATTGCCAGGCTCAATATTAACCTGCAATCCAAGAAACAGGATGATTTGTACGCTAACGCCCTGTCGACTATCCAGTACGCGGGTTATGTCGGGCATCAGGGTGTGAAGGGCCAGGAAGGTTTACTGACGGGCACGGGTGTACAAATTATTATCGACGCTTCCGGCAAAACCATTGCTGAAATGACATCGGATGAGTTTGTTAAGCTGGTTTTGGATGCTTACAACGTAGCCTGGCGAAAATCCGGTTACCGCATCCAGCCAACGCATATCGCAATGGATGCCAGCGACTTCATGCTGGCGATGCAGAAATTCGATCCAAACCCGATTGTTGTCGGTACCGACCTGCTGCCGATTGCGGCAATGGACCGCATCATGGCGGCGCTGCGTAAGGCTTCCGGCAACGATAATTTCAGTATCACTTTTGTCAAAGTACCCAGCAATTATGCGGTTGGCATCAAGACGGGTAAAACCCGCATGGCTATCTACACGTATGAAGCGGATTACGTTGAAATGGAAGTGCATATGCCAGAACTGCTGGCTGTACGACCGCGTGATCTGCTGACCTACGAGTGCGGCTATCGCTCGGCATTCGGTGGTGCAATGTGGAAACAGCCACAGTCGGCTGTTTACGTTGACTATAAATCCTCGCCAGCAGAGTAA
- a CDS encoding DUF4054 domain-containing protein, whose translation MEFTARYPEFTAISPERIAGALQDAANQMSRRVWRKLYEQGQHAMAAHLLYASGVLTGSGNANGKPVMAVTSKSAGGLSLGYSAPDAGFGVNHDGYASSSYGQEYIRLRKLVGVHVLAIR comes from the coding sequence ATGGAATTTACCGCACGTTACCCTGAATTCACCGCTATATCGCCAGAGCGTATTGCAGGCGCCCTGCAGGATGCTGCAAACCAGATGAGCCGCAGGGTGTGGCGAAAGCTCTATGAACAGGGCCAGCACGCCATGGCGGCGCATCTGCTTTATGCCTCTGGCGTGTTAACCGGCTCAGGCAATGCAAATGGAAAACCGGTTATGGCCGTTACCAGCAAAAGTGCAGGCGGCTTGTCGCTGGGTTATTCCGCACCTGACGCTGGTTTCGGGGTTAATCACGACGGCTACGCCTCCAGCAGTTACGGGCAGGAATATATCCGGCTGCGTAAGCTGGTGGGTGTGCATGTACTGGCGATACGGTGA
- a CDS encoding DUF3383 domain-containing protein, with protein sequence MSLPIKEVINAQILPQATAAQRRDLSMVTIFTSDVGEPFQDATTRYVFVSGPEDVASQFGSKSEAYKAALSLFSARPKPKRAMIGRFAAETQEIAATANALKGSTISAGINTFKAITDGAMTLNIGGVATTLSGLDFSTAIDFSDVAAVIDDQLPESGNIGALWDGVGNRLIIQAQTAGAYPATRIGYATDPGTGSYIGSLLKLEDGQATVITGQAAQTVNAELPSEAMHKLQNLYQNWYGAYFADALTDEQLDDAHSWIAAADLKVLAYTAVRDEQIEWNNANMLKKLYDKNSGRLMVQYNKTGDNHAAAELLAIAVSTLWQGQNTAKTVKFKQQTSVRSDDRITLTEAAKCQRLGINFYTDYDGINMLAEGQMLGGTFIDEVMGLDAFLDACQKQAFTALQGNPSKVPQTDKGQAMLIGSLNIIGAEFVRNGFLAGGLWRGNDVGALTWGDRLDEGFYFYSDSFDLQSDADREARKMMPVMCAIKLAGAGHSADLLIQFNR encoded by the coding sequence ATGAGCTTACCCATTAAGGAGGTAATCAACGCACAGATCCTGCCGCAGGCTACCGCAGCACAGCGCCGGGATTTGAGTATGGTTACCATTTTTACTTCAGACGTTGGCGAACCGTTCCAGGATGCCACAACCCGCTATGTGTTTGTATCCGGCCCTGAGGATGTAGCCAGTCAGTTTGGTTCGAAGTCAGAGGCTTACAAAGCGGCGCTTTCGCTGTTCAGCGCCCGCCCGAAACCGAAACGCGCCATGATTGGCCGGTTCGCCGCTGAAACACAGGAAATTGCTGCCACCGCAAACGCGCTCAAAGGCTCAACGATTTCCGCTGGCATTAACACATTCAAAGCCATCACCGACGGCGCTATGACGCTGAATATCGGCGGTGTCGCCACCACGCTGAGCGGGCTGGATTTTAGCACAGCGATTGATTTCAGCGATGTGGCCGCTGTGATTGACGACCAGCTCCCGGAATCAGGCAACATCGGCGCGTTGTGGGATGGTGTCGGTAACCGCCTTATTATTCAGGCGCAGACTGCCGGAGCCTATCCCGCAACCCGTATTGGTTATGCCACCGACCCCGGAACCGGTTCTTATATCGGCAGTCTGCTGAAGCTGGAAGACGGGCAGGCGACGGTAATCACCGGGCAGGCGGCACAGACAGTCAACGCCGAACTGCCATCCGAAGCGATGCATAAGTTGCAGAACCTTTACCAGAACTGGTACGGGGCCTATTTCGCTGATGCACTGACAGATGAGCAACTGGACGACGCGCATTCCTGGATTGCTGCGGCGGATTTGAAAGTGCTGGCGTACACCGCAGTGCGTGATGAGCAAATCGAGTGGAACAACGCGAATATGCTCAAAAAACTGTACGACAAAAACAGTGGTCGCCTGATGGTGCAGTACAACAAAACCGGTGATAACCATGCTGCAGCAGAGCTGCTGGCGATTGCCGTTTCAACGCTCTGGCAGGGACAGAACACCGCTAAAACCGTCAAGTTCAAGCAGCAGACCAGCGTGCGCTCGGATGACCGCATCACATTAACCGAAGCGGCGAAATGCCAGCGACTGGGCATCAATTTTTATACCGACTATGACGGCATCAACATGCTGGCTGAAGGGCAGATGCTGGGTGGCACGTTCATCGATGAAGTGATGGGGCTCGATGCGTTTCTTGACGCCTGCCAGAAACAGGCATTTACCGCGCTGCAGGGTAACCCGAGCAAAGTGCCGCAAACCGACAAGGGCCAGGCGATGCTGATTGGCTCCCTGAATATCATTGGTGCTGAGTTCGTGCGCAACGGGTTTCTGGCAGGTGGTCTGTGGCGGGGTAATGACGTGGGTGCGCTGACGTGGGGCGACCGGCTCGACGAAGGCTTCTATTTCTACTCCGACAGTTTCGACCTGCAGTCTGATGCCGATCGCGAGGCCCGCAAAATGATGCCGGTTATGTGCGCCATCAAACTGGCGGGAGCGGGTCATTCTGCTGACCTGCTTATTCAGTTTAACCGTTAA
- a CDS encoding DUF3277 family protein, protein MGLYRHDRSILSLNGYEITAWDESSDSFSLAPVGDDGAYTIGAGGRGVFVFTGNESGILTFKLLQHSADNKFLCDLRNQILNSQSAPTPIEMYFKDTWNGDELVGQAGFFTTPPTHARGTAHNPNTWIIQFERIVTRLAKGALNE, encoded by the coding sequence ATGGGCCTTTACAGACATGACCGCAGCATCCTGTCGCTGAACGGTTACGAAATTACTGCGTGGGACGAGTCCAGCGACTCGTTTTCTCTGGCACCCGTCGGGGATGATGGCGCGTATACCATCGGTGCCGGAGGGCGCGGGGTATTTGTGTTTACCGGCAACGAGTCCGGTATTCTCACCTTTAAGCTGTTACAGCATTCCGCTGACAACAAATTCCTGTGCGATTTGCGTAATCAAATCCTCAACAGCCAGTCGGCACCCACTCCGATTGAGATGTACTTTAAGGATACCTGGAACGGGGACGAACTGGTCGGACAGGCGGGATTTTTTACCACGCCGCCGACCCATGCCCGTGGTACTGCGCATAACCCCAACACCTGGATTATCCAGTTCGAACGTATTGTTACCCGATTAGCAAAAGGGGCATTAAATGAATAA
- a CDS encoding putative phage tail assembly chaperone, producing the protein MNKDDVIYEHRQANFIEAKNQAMKLLALLKGCISMQDSKVEIDIGGIVSNIGSAEMQGVEAFIIKYVTVRDENDQPVTLNRTDVFNRHFNAHRSHYIPLIIEGIMFHFADFLPDGVASAISMPDSVTLTAR; encoded by the coding sequence ATGAATAAAGATGATGTGATCTATGAACATCGCCAGGCCAATTTTATCGAGGCCAAAAACCAGGCAATGAAACTGCTGGCGCTGCTTAAGGGATGTATCTCCATGCAGGATTCGAAGGTTGAAATCGATATTGGCGGCATCGTGTCGAATATCGGCTCAGCAGAAATGCAGGGTGTTGAGGCATTTATCATTAAATACGTTACGGTACGCGATGAGAACGACCAGCCGGTCACGCTCAACCGTACCGATGTGTTTAACCGTCATTTCAATGCTCACCGCTCACATTACATTCCGCTCATTATTGAGGGGATAATGTTCCACTTTGCTGATTTTTTGCCCGATGGGGTCGCCTCTGCGATAAGTATGCCAGACTCGGTGACGCTGACGGCCCGGTAA